A genomic segment from Triticum dicoccoides isolate Atlit2015 ecotype Zavitan chromosome 1A, WEW_v2.0, whole genome shotgun sequence encodes:
- the LOC119269667 gene encoding glycerophosphodiester phosphodiesterase GDPD6-like, whose product MVSLWHASVIVLVLIFLGGSDANPAARRHGQLDVNHKKKPLQTSRPYNIAHRGSNGEIPEETAAAYLRAIEEGADFIETDILASKDGHLICFHDVILDATTDIASRTEFAGRKRTYDVQRFKLTGWFIVDFTLRELKSLRVKQRYNFRDQQYNWKYNILTFDEFILIALHADRVVGIYPEIKNPIFINQHVKWSGGKKFEDKFVGTLLKYGYKGKYMSKDWLKKPLFIQSFAPTSLIYISNMTNAPKLLLIYDTTVPTQDTNQSYYEITSNGYLAFIRKYVIGIGPWKDTIIPPMNNHLGPATDLVARAHALNLQVHPYTFRNENSFLHFNFHQDPYAEYEYWLKEIGIDALFTDFTGSLHKYQEWTAPHQKKEKKCRGTPA is encoded by the exons ATGGTTTCCCTCT GGCACGCCTCCGTCATTGTCCTTGTGCTCATATTCCTCGGAGGATCCGATGCCAACCCAGCTGCGCGTCGACACGGTCAGCTGGATGTAAACCACAAGAAGAAGCCACTACAGACATCCAGACCTTACAACATTGCCCACAGGGGTTCCAATGGCGAAATACCCGAAGAGACAGCTGCGGCATATTTG AGGGCAATCGAGGAAGGTGCTGACTTCATAGAGACTGATATACTTGCATCAAAGGACGGACATCTGATATGTTTCCATGATGTAATCCTGGATGCCACGACGGACATCGCAAGCCGTACCGAGTTTGCTGGCAGGAAGAGAACCTATGATGTCCAGAGATTTAAGTTGACTGGGTGGTTTATCG TGGATTTTACTTTAAGAGAACTGAAATCACTGAGGGTGAAACAGCGCTACAATTTCAGGGATCAACAGTATAATT GGAAGTACAATATTCTTACATTTGATGAGTTTATTTTGATTGCACTTCATGCTGATAGGGTGGTCGGAATATACCCAGAGATCAAGAATCCTATATTCATCAACCAGCAT GTCAAGTGGTCAGGTGGCAAGAAGTTTGAGGACAAGTTTGTTGGGACGCTTCTCAAGTATGGCTACAAAGGCAAATATATGTCTAAAGATTGGCTCAAGAAGCCACTATTCATCCAATCCTTTGCTCCAACTTCACTAATTTACATCTCAAACATGACAAATGCTCCAAAACTGCTTCTAATATACGACACCACAGTTCCAACTCAAGATACCAACCAG TCATACTATGAGATAACTTCGAATGGCTATCTCGCGTTCATAAGGAAGTATGTAATTGGGATTGGGCCATGGAAGGATACAATTATCCCCCCAATGAATAACCATCTAGGCCCTGCAACCGATCTTGTGGCACGGGCACACGCTCTGAATCTTCAG GTGCATCCATACACATTCAGAAATGAGAACTCATTCCTGCACTTCAACTTCCATCAAGACCCTTATGCTGAATATGAGTACTGGCTCAAAGAGATTGGAATCGACGCGCTGTTCACCGATTTCACCGGCAGCTTGCACAAGTACCAGGAGTGGACAGCTCCACACCAAAAGAAGGAAAAGAAGTGCAGAGGAACTCCTGCATGA